From Spirochaetota bacterium:
TCCGTAGAATGTAGTGTTTGCAACGAACAAGGCAAGATTATAGCACATTGTATAATCAAAGCAAGGATTGTTATTTGTGCATGTGGATCAATGATTACACCACTATTACTTAAAAAAAGCGGAGTTAAAAATAAACATATCGGTATGCACCTGCAGATACATCCATGTTCACGTGTTGTGGCCCTTATGGATGAAGAAGTCAATGGTTGGATTGGTGTGTCGCAGGGAGCATATATAGATGATTATGCAGATGAAGGCATTATGCTGGAAGGAATCTTTGTACATCCTTCAATACTCACTGCATCATTGCCTGGTGTTGGGAAGGATTTTTTTGCACTTGCACAACAATTTTCAAATATTGCAGCTTTTGGTGTTATGGTACATGATACTGGTCAGGGAAGAGTATTTGGTTCATTGAGTACTCCACTTTCATGGTATTCGCTTACTGCACATGATGTTGAAACATTAAAAAAGGGGATAGCATATTTGTCTGAAGTTTTTATTGCTGCTGGAGCCAGAGAGATTTATACACCTATTTCATCACTTACCAAAATCAAATCAATGGATGATATTATAAAGTTAAAAGCGCATACAATAAAACGAACCCACATACCTGAAGTGTTTGCATTTCACCCATTAGGTACATGCAGAATGGCAGGCGATAGTAACCAGGGAGTGGTCGACAGTTATGGAAAATGTTATGGTACAAGCAATCTCTATATTGCTGATGGTAGTATAGTGCCTACCTCACTTGGCGTCAATCCACAGATAACAATAATGGCACTTGCAACAAAAATTTCACATCATGTAGCAGAACAACTGGAAAAAGAAGGCAGGTGATATGAGCTATTCAAAAATGCAAGTAATAGCAATGCTTTTGCTATTAAGCATACTTATGGGGTTTAATAATATATATTCAGATAATTTACTAGCTGAATTAACACAGGAAGATATTGCTTCATTATATGCAGGTAACATCATTGTAAAGAAGCATACACAAAAAACCCCACAGGGGGAAATTGCCCGAGTTGTTGGAGCTATACAAATACAAAAACCTATTGAGGAAGTATGGAAATGTATTCTTGATTGGGAAAGCATGTCACATTAT
This genomic window contains:
- a CDS encoding GMC family oxidoreductase — protein: MIYYRDNYKKYNSFDADVCVIGSGAGGAVAAYELAAFGYTVIVVEEGGYYTTKDYNGKPLDNMKTMWRGAGSTVSFGIPPVSIPTGKCVGGTTAINSATCFRTPENIVTQWKRELNVDLQYSCLIPYFEKVEKIINVTELSWDVLGKCAKIVKRGADALGLHCRPLKHNVKNCKGCGTCQFGCVEGAKQSTEVSYIPLALKYNTVLLTHCKAEKIIFKGKNAHSVECSVCNEQGKIIAHCIIKARIVICACGSMITPLLLKKSGVKNKHIGMHLQIHPCSRVVALMDEEVNGWIGVSQGAYIDDYADEGIMLEGIFVHPSILTASLPGVGKDFFALAQQFSNIAAFGVMVHDTGQGRVFGSLSTPLSWYSLTAHDVETLKKGIAYLSEVFIAAGAREIYTPISSLTKIKSMDDIIKLKAHTIKRTHIPEVFAFHPLGTCRMAGDSNQGVVDSYGKCYGTSNLYIADGSIVPTSLGVNPQITIMALATKISHHVAEQLEKEGR